The DNA region atttttttcattattttccattttaatttatatatatatataattttcaaaatcaatttttatatttataaatacaaatttttcatcattttcacaATTATTACCAATTAAGTTAtccttataataaataaaataataattattatttttaagtattattcattaatatttataagtttaagatttaataataaaaattacctttttataatcaaataatttattattaaaatattaaaatattatttatttattttttaaaataaattactttttacTAATAAATTAAGGATTATactaattcaatttaaaaatactatttttaaatttgtaattattaatattattacaaatataagaaaaaataaaattgaccaTACATATCTAAATCAAATAATCCATCTTCTTGTTAATAACTAAACTTTTCCTAATTTCATACCAAAACaagatttcaaataatccaaatcCGAAGAAATCCTAGggcatttatcaaattattcGCTTTCCTCAACAGTGTTGCTTAGTGATTTGTCgaggtaatttctctttcttctgaTTCCTGGCTACGACCCTCATCTGTAATCCTTTTTCTTTCCTTCAATCTCTTTTCCCTGCTTTCTATGATGAAATGTGCATGCTTTGTGAACCGGTTTAAATGAATCATTTCTCTTTGAATTTGAGATGATGAAGTGGAAAGAAACTGCAAATTATTGCAGCTTTTGGCTGTGATGCTCATTTAGTTTGTCATTATGATAAGTTGTAGATGAATGAGGAGAGGACTGAAGCTGGGTAGAAGAGAGTAAGTCAGGGCAATGAGAATTAGAGATGGTAAAAGAATGATAGTGAGACAGAACTGAGAGTGATAGAAGGAGAACGAAAGAATTGGTAGAATTGAGATGTAGAatgaaaaaaattcattatagcACCAGTTTGTTGCATACCTTTGCCATGATAATGAACCCTCAACGTGAGCTTAGATTATGCAACAATTCAGGGTTAATAACAAAGCTACCTATATTACGAGAGTTAGTGTCTGTCGGTGTGATGAATGGTGGGTGCCAATGATGATGAATTAACTAACCAATTTACTATTTGCTTGATTTTGCACAATTGGAGGGTGGAAAATTTCGTCTGTGTTTCTTATATAGTTAGGAAAATATGTTTATAACTTATAAGCTTTGGGTCTTGTATTTGGACTTCCTTGccaaattttcataataatagtCAATTCTTAGTCTGTATTTGTGGTTTGATACAAATAGTCTTATGTTATGTTGGTTTCCAGACCATAGCATTAATTCAATTGCTACACCCTTTCTTTGCCCCATGTAGACTCTAAAATCCAATATTGCCTGAAATGAAGATTTCCAGGTAAACTGTTGCGTGATTTTGCTGATAGTATTCTGTAACAGTAGTAGTAGTATAAGGATAATATGTAGTTCATAGAGTAAGTTAGTGGGTTAATGTGAAAGTAGCTTACAAATAGTGGAGTATGTATTATTTGCACTAATGAATGAAACAACTGCTTAGTTCATTCTTAGTCTCATCTACAAATCCTAGATCTAACTAGTAGTCttataagaataatatgttAGTTAGTAGAATTAGTTAGTGGGTTAAGGGGTTAGTGAGTTAACAGGTTTATAGCTTATAAATAGTGGAGTAAGTATTATTTGCAGTAATGAGTGAAATTGTATTGAATCTGGTTTATCTCCTCTAAAGCTTAGTCTCATGTACAATTCTTCTACAAATCCTAAATCTCTAGGCTGCTACATAACATATTCCCATTATCTTTGATATTTTCCCAAGAGAAATAAGGCATCTCTTTGTCTTGTACTCTAGTTTTGGCTCACTTCACTTTGCCTTCATATTTTTCCTTTGAGTCAATTAACGACGTGCTTACTACTTGAGAATATAATATCTGCAGGTTAAATGGAttctaatcctaaacaatctatCTTTTGCTTAAAATGGCCATGGGATGCTTACCATATCTCCAACAAAACAAATACTTGCAACTTTGATACACCTTGGCTGTTCAAATCCCTACAGAGTCTTGGATCTCTTTCACACAAGGTTATTGAGTCATTTTCACATTCACCAGCTGTGTTAGGTTTTGTAAATGGAATTGGCACAAATGGTAAGTTGAAATCGACAAAAAAAACTTTGAGCCTTGAGGAACAAGGAGAAGCTGAGCAGAGAGCACTTGCGGCTGCATTGGCAAGTGGAAAAGAGGCTACTGTGATTGAGTTTTATTCACCCAAATGCAGATTATGCAATTCCTTACTCAGTCTTGTAATGGAGGTAGAAAATAGGAACTCTGATTGGCTCAATGTTGTTATGGTGGATGCCGAGAACGATAAATGGTTGCCTGAGGTACTTGAAGAATTCCCTCCATTTCCGTATTCATATTGTCCATTTCACTTGATTGGATCTTATACtctttaaaacataaaaatttaataatctttCTCACTTTGTATGTGATTGATTGCATCCATGTTCCTATACTGTGTATGATCATACAAGTTCTGAAGAATAAGAAGCTTAAGGAATGACCGACAATTAGTTTATAATGTCATAGAGACAGaacaactttttttaaatgaaaatttaaccATGGTTAATGCAAAAGTTGCATCGGCTATGGTAGTATATATGTCTAGTAAATACAAGTCACGAGTTAAAGGATACAAAGGGAGAGGAGGAAACGTGCGCTTGTATTGTATATGAGATAATCGATTTTTTTGTGCGTGCATTGTCCAATCCGCCTTTTGAATTGTAGGTGAAAAACCAACATGATtggaaattataaaaaatatatattaagaaggatattttatttgatgatttgaattaattaagtgatttgaTGATTGGATAAGGGTTATAACCTTCataaacaagctcctagaatCTAGGGCGATTACTCAAATCTCAATATGGCGCTTCGTTTCCTAACATCATAATTGTTATCAGAAGAGATGCTTTGTTCCTTTGAGCTCTCTTTCCAGTTTCAATTTTTCCTTCTTATTTGATCTTGCTGTCACCTTTATTTTTCAATCCTTGATGGCATCTTCAATGCATTTGGCAAGAGGCAAAACATTTTCAGATGATTGTTCAGTGTATCtatagaaaaaataagaaagtagTCTCATTTATTCAAATCATCCCTACAAGGATAATAATCTTTCCTTTTATTTCATCACAAATGAGAAAGATTGGTGACTTTTTCTACTCAGAGGTTTGTTGATGTGGAGGGTTGAGAGTTCTATTCATGGATGACAACATTCATAAAATTCTGCCATTTCATTTCTCATCGATATCATTTTACCTGACTTTTTTGGGTCATATTGCTGACTTCTccaaataactttaattttttttctgacAATTTATGCTTGGAATGTTCACTGAGGCCTTGTTAgatctagggttatttgaaaatcaagtggttattttcaaataaccttattTCATTTAGGTTTTTGAAAATCTTGTTATTTGGTTAAATTCATTTAGGGGTATGGatgtatatttaataatttttattattattatagggtatttaatgttttagtattttagttgtTGATTGTTAATTGATGAGTAGATTTTTGATGAAATATTGGATTATTGGAATTAATCctaaataacccacatcaaagaAGGCCTAACTTCAATTTTCTTATGGCTTATTGAGTAATCATTTTGCAATGCACTTCTAAATGTATATGATGGTGCATTAATCTATAATTTTCCTTTGCAGCTTTTGCATTATGACATAAAGTATGTTCCTTGCTTTGTACTGCTCGACAAATATGGAAGGGCTTTGGCAAAATCTGGTGTTCCCGCCAGTCGTCTGCATGTAGTAGCTGGTCTTTCTCACCTTCTCAAGATGAAGAAGCATCATCCTAGTAATGACAAAACTAATGCAATAAATTAGCGTAAATGttcaaattataagaaaaaaaattaaaccttGGATTGAAATTGATCCAAATAAATGGTTGTGACTAGAATTTGTAAACTTATTATTGAATTAATGATTTCCCATATAAAGATCCATTTAAGGTCACTGACATAATTCATAGAAGAATAGTATGTACTTCCATTTTTACTGCTTTTCCTACATTGATAGATAAAGGGTGATGTGTCTTTCAACAATCTGTGAACTATAAAAGTCCTTTACAGTATTTcctttattttgtattgatcGTGATCAGCCTGTAAAGGGTTCATTCATCTCCTGACTGTGGATATTAACGTATAGAACACTTAGAAAAGAGAATATCCATAAAATTAAGCATATGCAGTGCCATGAAGCAAAGTATCCCATCTTCCTCAAACTTTAATTCAAGTGGTGGGACCTGACCTCTTCTTTGAAGTGTTGAACTTTTTTTTCAGGTACTGTTATTAGCCtcctttttattcattttatttttctgtcATTGTCACCATATATTTCAAGTATTTGATGATTGGTGGGCTTTTTGTTAGTGCTTGTTACTTGATAGAATTGTTAATCCAGTTTATTAAGTTAATTAGTGATCTCTTGCATTAATTTCCACTGGATTTTTGATCTCTCCACTTTGAAGGGGACATAAATAGTTCTATGATTTGCCTTTATGTGTATATGTTGGAAAGAGAGAGCAAGTGGTGGGGGGGACGCTTTAGCCTTGCTTTGTAAAGCTAAAAAGAGAATCTTTAATCTTTCTTATATTGTCATTGCATGAAAAACATTATCGATTGTTTTGATTGAGCTTGTAGTGGGTGACTTTCTTTCTTCATGATTGCTCTTccttagtttataaattatattttaatttttttcacttcTTCAACTTGTAGTAGTTGTACAGAATGGACAATTTTCTTTGTTCTTGTTCTAACATTGATTGAGGTCATTCTCATTATAAAGATGTTAGCTGCTTTCTTCTTTTCCCATTTGACCAGAAACCAAAAGGATTAGTGACTCAGTCAATCTAGACAATATTTAGAGTCCACTATTCATCTTTTAAAGGCTAACATAACTATTTAGAGGATGAATGAGCCTCTTTTCTATGATTCTGACACCATAATAGTATTCATATTTGATCATGGGTATGATTCAATCTTCCATTCCTACTTACCAGTCGAGGTTTAGTTTCTTTTCATGCTAATAATTCAATAACTATTTGGCGGAGATAATTGATTGAACATTCAGGAGTCCTATTAATCTTATGTGGTCTTTGTCTATGGGTTTGATTCGAAGTATAAGaacatttataaattgataGCCAAGGATATTACATTGTAGCATTAATTATGATAGTAACAAGCATTAGTATTGAAAGTGATTTACTGATATTCATATTGAAGTAGATCTCGACAATATTGAGAACTCTGAGTTTGAGCAATGAGTGGTCTTTTAAATAGGCTCTCATGATATTTGATAAATTCTTAAACTAAAAAACCTCATCaagaaatatcaatatatataaaaagtagtatttattaaaattttcaaaatagtttttCAGCTTTTTATCTGGACCTGTGTTTGACTACTACTGCCTATACAAGCTATTTGTCAAAAGAAATCCATGAACAACACACTTAAGATATacctaaaattaaataactatgAAGACTAGTACTAACATATAATTTGGTCCCTGAATTTGTTATCAAGATTCAATCAAGGAAATGGGAATATTTTGTAcatttaattttctctctttttttttctctcatgaTGTTAATTTTGAAGCAAGAATTATATAAAACGATGACAATAACAAATGAATCTTTAACGGAAGACAAATATATTAGTTTGTTGTAGATATGCATTTAAGCGTATTACTATCTCGATGTTAGTATTTGAGTTATTTGTATTTAAGTGTATTAC from Impatiens glandulifera chromosome 5, dImpGla2.1, whole genome shotgun sequence includes:
- the LOC124938615 gene encoding thiol:disulfide interchange protein TxlA, producing the protein MDSNPKQSIFCLKWPWDAYHISNKTNTCNFDTPWLFKSLQSLGSLSHKVIESFSHSPAVLGFVNGIGTNGKLKSTKKTLSLEEQGEAEQRALAAALASGKEATVIEFYSPKCRLCNSLLSLVMEVENRNSDWLNVVMVDAENDKWLPELLHYDIKYVPCFVLLDKYGRALAKSGVPASRLHVVAGLSHLLKMKKHHPSNDKTNAIN